A genomic region of Prevotella scopos JCM 17725 contains the following coding sequences:
- a CDS encoding translocation/assembly module TamB domain-containing protein — translation MKKLRTTIRWVIWTIAGLYLTAIVLLHIPVVQDFLAQKVGNLAGDKLGTEVHVGRIDLGFINRFVLDDILIYDQSHKKMLSASRIGARVDIWHLLRTGEINISSAQIFGLQAELYKTSKDAKPNFQFALDSLASKDTTSHTPLHLSINSLVVRHGSIKYDCMDAPTTPNRLNLNHINLTNISSYIILHKLDDTSVWANLRSLAFKEASGLEVKQLAFDLNANQKQANLRNFVYEGTNSKITLKALLTTYKFNDKKLDINTLRYDLQSLKAQVKPSDFVPLLPELRTITTNYTAAIDAKGTNQSVVVKQLNISDPSFSTHIKANGWIKNIQEKPTWDFTFSPLKVNKNTLLAIAKVAHQSLPKPLSNIGNINYRGSFAHSMNKYSAKGLLNTEAGNVQLATTIHGKNIQGTINTTDLNLAKVLDNNDFGTVNTNIKVEGNTDLTLIIARGDVSSFYYKGYTYKNIHLDGSYKNDILTGKAAIHDPNGKLDIDGKAANIMAFIQQKGKLSTNVTITADAVNLHKLQLTEALGNRTISFTSKIKGQGRSLNDVIGNLDVKNFTMIGEGQNITLNQVNINANNGLLGKSLDAQTDFGELHLVGQYDYEALPQSIMRTLEHYLPSLIQAKSQYPLSYGKANYAFTLRLNDTKLLNSLLKTPITSSHAMRLTGIVRERQHELDLNVNAPDVTYKGQQIKKLLLNINSEPQGLVTTISAERKGEQGPHILINAQGLIADNTISSDISFRIPGLAPIYGNINSEASFSRLHGDLKTRLHLNPSKINFDSITLQVQPSDISYHRNYLTIDHFELSNNNQHIIANGQTSGNQNDSILVRFKDVNVPYILNLVNFHSVSFAGTASGIASIKSFFHHPLLQAKLEVQNFQFENGDLGTLYADANYNDKEGKINIDAYADGGDGTRTDIKGYVDIKKSYINLPIFANNSHLYFLKTFCGSFMDNIEIQGNGWCKVIGPLSAINLEGDMQVNGSVHVMPIGVTYTMRDARVRIIPNEIIFGNDTITDSKGNIGIVTGGLHHTNLTHLTYDINIFARNLLSYNFPKKLGKESFWGMVYATGKCNIKGEPGSTTMNIDVKPEKNTYITYDASLTNDAGTNNFIRWINLPKDSTGVLIPEAADTLSFAAKPAPKKNNTKIDFDDIPSDLHINCLVRTNPNLTLGVLLDDATGDNIRLNGSGIIRATYYNKGAFQLFGNYNVEYGQYNLTIQNIIKKQFVFQPGSTIAFGGDPFNAALNLKANYFINSVPLGDLGLGRSFTANNTKVNCLLNIEGTPGAPTVSFGLDLPTLSPDAQQMIHSILNSEQELNQQVLYLLAVGRFYPQSNNNNTARNSGSPSRTSLAMQSLLSGTISQQINTVLSNVVKDNNWNFGANIATGNEGFDNAEYEGLLSGSMLNNRLLFNGQFGYRNNVAKDKASFIGDFDIRYLLFPSGNVAFHVYNQTNDRYFTRNSLTTQGIGLILKKDFNRLSDIFGSRKKKTKKEKQKH, via the coding sequence TTGAAGAAACTCAGGACAACTATACGGTGGGTTATATGGACTATAGCGGGTCTTTATTTAACCGCAATCGTACTGCTGCACATACCAGTAGTACAGGATTTTCTTGCCCAAAAAGTAGGTAACCTTGCAGGTGATAAACTAGGTACTGAAGTACATGTAGGGCGCATTGATTTAGGCTTCATCAACCGCTTTGTTTTAGACGACATCCTCATCTATGACCAAAGTCATAAGAAGATGCTATCAGCATCACGCATCGGTGCAAGAGTTGACATCTGGCATCTTCTCCGAACAGGAGAGATAAACATATCCTCTGCACAGATTTTTGGCTTACAAGCTGAGCTCTACAAAACAAGCAAAGATGCCAAACCAAACTTCCAATTTGCATTGGACTCATTGGCTTCCAAAGACACGACCAGTCACACGCCTTTGCACTTATCCATCAATAGTCTTGTTGTCCGTCATGGTAGCATCAAATACGATTGTATGGATGCACCCACGACACCTAACAGACTGAATCTGAACCATATCAACCTCACAAACATCTCGTCTTATATCATCCTTCACAAATTGGATGACACGAGCGTATGGGCAAACTTGAGGTCATTGGCCTTTAAGGAGGCATCAGGTTTAGAGGTCAAGCAGTTAGCCTTTGATTTAAACGCCAATCAAAAGCAAGCCAACCTGCGTAACTTTGTTTACGAAGGAACAAATAGTAAGATTACTTTAAAAGCCTTACTTACGACCTATAAGTTCAACGACAAGAAGTTGGACATCAATACCTTACGCTATGACCTTCAGAGCCTAAAAGCCCAAGTAAAACCATCCGATTTCGTCCCACTTCTCCCCGAATTAAGAACTATAACAACAAACTATACAGCTGCGATTGACGCAAAGGGTACGAACCAATCAGTAGTAGTAAAGCAACTCAACATTTCTGACCCATCCTTTTCAACCCACATAAAGGCAAACGGATGGATAAAAAACATTCAGGAGAAGCCTACATGGGACTTCACATTCAGCCCTTTAAAGGTAAACAAGAATACGCTTCTTGCCATTGCGAAAGTTGCGCATCAGTCTCTCCCTAAACCTTTGAGTAACATCGGTAATATCAACTATCGTGGTAGCTTCGCGCACAGCATGAATAAGTATTCTGCAAAAGGATTGCTCAACACGGAAGCCGGAAACGTCCAACTAGCGACGACCATTCATGGAAAGAACATCCAAGGGACTATCAACACAACCGACTTAAACCTTGCAAAGGTACTTGACAACAACGATTTTGGAACAGTAAACACAAACATTAAGGTGGAAGGAAATACTGACCTCACGTTAATCATTGCTAGGGGTGACGTTTCCTCTTTTTATTATAAAGGTTATACCTACAAGAACATCCACCTTGACGGAAGCTACAAGAATGATATTCTGACAGGAAAAGCCGCAATCCATGACCCGAATGGAAAGCTTGATATTGACGGAAAGGCTGCCAATATCATGGCTTTCATACAACAGAAAGGAAAACTATCTACCAACGTCACAATTACCGCTGATGCGGTCAACCTACATAAACTACAGCTGACAGAGGCTTTGGGCAACCGAACGATTTCGTTTACATCCAAGATAAAAGGACAGGGCAGAAGTCTGAATGACGTCATCGGCAACCTTGACGTGAAGAATTTTACGATGATTGGCGAAGGTCAGAACATCACGCTGAACCAAGTAAATATCAATGCCAACAACGGACTTCTAGGTAAATCGCTCGATGCACAAACTGACTTTGGAGAGCTACACCTCGTGGGGCAATACGACTACGAGGCACTCCCACAAAGTATCATGCGAACCTTAGAACATTATTTACCAAGTCTTATCCAGGCAAAATCGCAATATCCGTTATCGTATGGAAAGGCAAACTATGCCTTCACCTTGCGCTTGAATGATACGAAACTGCTGAACAGTCTGCTTAAAACACCGATCACCTCTTCACATGCTATGAGACTAACGGGTATTGTTCGTGAGCGGCAGCATGAACTTGACTTGAACGTCAACGCCCCCGACGTGACCTACAAAGGACAGCAGATAAAGAAACTTCTGCTGAACATTAACAGTGAGCCGCAAGGCTTAGTTACGACCATCTCTGCCGAACGAAAGGGAGAGCAAGGTCCACATATTCTTATCAATGCACAAGGACTTATCGCCGACAACACAATCAGTTCAGACATTTCTTTCCGCATACCAGGACTAGCTCCTATATATGGGAACATCAATAGTGAGGCATCCTTCTCACGCCTTCATGGCGACTTAAAGACACGCTTGCATCTCAATCCATCAAAGATTAACTTTGACTCTATAACCCTGCAAGTGCAACCATCCGATATTTCATATCATCGGAACTATCTCACCATCGATCACTTTGAACTTTCTAACAACAATCAGCATATCATCGCCAACGGACAGACCTCTGGTAATCAGAACGATTCCATCCTTGTAAGATTCAAGGATGTCAATGTTCCATACATTCTCAACCTCGTCAATTTTCATAGCGTTTCGTTTGCTGGAACCGCCTCAGGTATCGCTTCTATCAAGTCATTCTTCCATCATCCACTGTTGCAAGCGAAGCTTGAAGTGCAAAACTTCCAGTTTGAAAATGGTGACTTGGGAACTCTTTATGCTGATGCAAACTACAATGACAAAGAAGGTAAAATAAACATCGACGCTTACGCAGATGGCGGTGATGGAACGCGCACAGATATAAAGGGATATGTTGATATTAAGAAAAGCTATATCAACCTTCCAATCTTTGCAAATAACTCACACCTCTACTTCCTCAAAACCTTCTGTGGCTCCTTTATGGATAACATTGAAATACAGGGAAATGGCTGGTGTAAGGTCATCGGACCTCTTAGTGCCATCAACCTTGAAGGCGATATGCAGGTGAACGGAAGTGTACATGTAATGCCTATTGGCGTTACCTATACCATGCGGGACGCACGTGTACGTATCATTCCAAACGAGATTATCTTTGGCAATGACACCATCACCGACTCAAAAGGAAATATTGGTATCGTAACAGGTGGGCTACATCATACAAATCTTACCCACCTTACGTACGACATCAATATCTTCGCACGGAATCTCTTAAGCTATAACTTCCCAAAGAAGCTGGGTAAGGAGTCATTCTGGGGTATGGTATATGCAACTGGTAAATGTAATATAAAAGGTGAACCCGGTTCAACAACCATGAATATTGACGTGAAGCCTGAAAAGAACACCTATATAACATACGATGCTTCATTGACGAACGATGCTGGCACAAACAACTTCATAAGATGGATTAACTTACCAAAGGATAGTACGGGCGTATTAATCCCAGAAGCTGCTGACACCCTTAGTTTTGCAGCCAAACCCGCTCCAAAGAAGAATAACACCAAAATCGACTTCGACGATATCCCAAGCGACCTGCATATCAACTGCCTCGTTCGGACGAACCCAAATCTTACACTGGGTGTGCTGCTTGATGATGCAACAGGTGATAACATCCGCCTGAATGGTTCCGGAATCATCCGTGCCACCTATTATAATAAGGGAGCCTTCCAGCTATTTGGAAACTACAACGTGGAGTATGGACAATACAATCTTACGATTCAGAACATAATCAAGAAGCAGTTTGTCTTCCAGCCAGGTTCAACCATCGCCTTCGGTGGCGACCCTTTCAACGCAGCATTGAACCTGAAAGCCAATTACTTCATCAACTCTGTACCATTGGGCGACCTCGGGTTGGGAAGGTCGTTCACAGCGAATAACACGAAGGTGAACTGTCTGCTAAACATTGAAGGTACGCCAGGCGCACCGACAGTCTCATTCGGTCTCGATCTACCAACGCTCTCCCCTGATGCACAACAGATGATACACTCAATCCTCAACTCTGAGCAGGAACTTAACCAGCAAGTACTTTACTTACTGGCTGTTGGACGTTTCTATCCACAGAGCAACAATAACAATACGGCACGAAACAGTGGGTCGCCAAGTCGTACGTCACTAGCCATGCAGAGCCTTCTTTCTGGTACGATTTCACAACAAATCAACACCGTCCTGTCCAATGTTGTGAAGGACAACAACTGGAACTTTGGTGCAAACATTGCGACAGGTAATGAAGGCTTCGACAATGCAGAATACGAAGGATTACTCTCAGGAAGTATGCTTAACAACCGCTTACTCTTTAATGGACAGTTCGGTTATCGTAACAATGTAGCCAAGGACAAAGCCTCCTTCATCGGCGATTTCGACATCCGTTACCTCCTCTTCCCTAGCGGAAACGTAGCCTTCCACGTCTATAACCAGACGAACGACCGTTACTTTACACGTAACTCATTGACAACGCAGGGTATAGGCTTGATACTAAAGAAAGATTTCAACAGACTGAGTGATATCTTTGGAAGCAGAAAGAAAAAAACAAAAAAAGAGAAACAAAAGCACTAA
- a CDS encoding YtxH domain-containing protein has translation MSKIGSILLGVAAGTVAGIGVLFVLDKDKTLCKKNSIGDKVDELKDQIDSLTRKMRDKSMELKGTLEEKVDNLLSDSDSKPEDLVKLLEKKLASLKEKVKK, from the coding sequence ATGTCGAAAATTGGAAGCATTTTATTAGGAGTAGCAGCTGGAACAGTTGCAGGTATAGGTGTACTTTTTGTACTTGACAAGGATAAAACCTTATGTAAAAAGAATTCTATAGGCGATAAAGTTGATGAACTAAAAGACCAAATAGATAGTCTTACAAGAAAAATGCGTGATAAATCAATGGAGTTAAAAGGCACTTTAGAAGAAAAGGTTGACAATCTTTTATCAGATTCAGACAGTAAACCTGAAGACCTTGTTAAGCTATTAGAAAAGAAATTAGCGTCATTGAAAGAAAAAGTTAAGAAATAA
- a CDS encoding IS256 family transposase, variant Zn-binding type, whose product MCFYCGSKSTIKRGHLNGSQRWYCKCCKRSFVGHNRLTNTIVNNRYSKGNLTVKDLSEEYGVSTRTIYRKLTKSYKEELPNLLVRPVVVLMDATYWGRNFGVVIMKDSLSGDVLWFKFINRHERLEDYKEGISYLESLGYTIQGLVCDGFKGLRQAFPNYKFQLCQFHQVMTIKTKLTSRPKLEASKELLELSKMLCHTDKESFIGALKEWYTKWEDFLKERTTTEDGKSHYTHKALRSAFLSLKRNMSSLWTYYDYPELKMPNTNNAIESLNADLKTKLNLHKGISMERRKIFIQDFIKSHSPKK is encoded by the coding sequence ATCTGCTTTTATTGTGGCTCAAAATCGACTATAAAACGTGGTCATCTTAATGGTAGTCAACGCTGGTATTGTAAGTGCTGTAAGAGGAGCTTTGTTGGACATAATCGCCTTACCAATACCATTGTCAATAATCGTTATTCCAAGGGTAATCTAACAGTCAAAGATCTATCAGAGGAGTACGGAGTTTCAACCAGGACAATTTATAGAAAACTCACCAAATCTTATAAAGAAGAACTTCCCAACCTTCTTGTTCGCCCTGTAGTGGTTTTAATGGATGCCACCTATTGGGGACGTAATTTTGGTGTCGTTATCATGAAGGATTCATTGTCTGGTGATGTACTTTGGTTTAAGTTTATCAATAGGCATGAACGTCTTGAAGACTATAAGGAGGGCATAAGCTACTTGGAGTCACTTGGGTATACCATTCAAGGGCTTGTATGCGATGGTTTTAAGGGACTTAGGCAAGCTTTTCCCAATTATAAATTCCAATTATGCCAGTTCCATCAAGTAATGACTATAAAGACAAAACTAACTTCAAGACCCAAGCTTGAGGCTTCAAAAGAACTGCTTGAATTATCCAAGATGTTATGTCATACGGACAAGGAGTCCTTTATTGGGGCTTTAAAGGAATGGTACACCAAGTGGGAGGATTTTCTTAAGGAACGGACAACAACAGAAGATGGAAAATCACATTATACTCATAAAGCTCTACGTAGTGCTTTTTTGAGCCTTAAAAGGAATATGTCGTCATTGTGGACATACTATGATTACCCTGAATTGAAGATGCCAAATACAAACAATGCCATTGAATCACTCAATGCAGATTTAAAGACAAAATTGAACCTACACAAGGGGATCAGTATGGAAAGAAGAAAGATCTTCATCCAAGACTTTATAAAGTCCCATTCTCCTAAGAAATAA
- the rpsA gene encoding 30S ribosomal protein S1: MTNFKDVQNVQPLADFNWDEFENGSHAEASKNDLTKAYDETLNKIQEHQVVEGTVISVDKKEVVVNIGYKSDGIIPASEFRYNPELKAGDKVEVYVENQEDKRGQLVLSHKKARLQKSWENINKALENDEVIQGYIKSRTKGGMIVDVFGIEAFLPGSQIDVHPIRDYDVFVGKTMEFKVVKINQEFRNVVVSHKALIEAELEAQRKEIISHLEKGQILEGTVKNITSYGVFVDLGGVDGLVHITDLSWGRVSDPHEVVALDQKINVVILDFDEEKKRIALGIKQLTQHPWDSLDPNLKVGDHVKGKVVVMADYGAFVEIQPGVEGLIHVSEMSWSQHLRSAQEFMKVGDEVEAVILTLDRDERKMSLGIKQLKEDPWESIEVKYPVGSKHIAKVRNFTNFGIFVELEEGVDGLIHISDLSWTKKVKHPSEFTSQGSEIEVVVLEIDKENRRLSLGHKQLETNPWDEYEAIYTPGSVHEGKITEVMDKGAVITLAEGGEGFATPKHLVKPDGTQAQLGEVLPFMVIEFVKDTKRIILSHSRTFEDVKEEPRRQRPASQNKPKNDAAAINNVAAGTSLGDLGVLADLKKKMEGGK, translated from the coding sequence ATGACAAATTTCAAAGACGTCCAGAATGTACAGCCTTTAGCTGACTTCAACTGGGATGAGTTCGAGAACGGCTCACATGCCGAGGCAAGTAAGAACGATCTTACAAAGGCTTATGACGAAACTCTTAACAAGATCCAGGAGCATCAGGTAGTTGAAGGTACTGTTATTTCAGTTGACAAGAAGGAAGTAGTTGTTAACATCGGCTACAAGAGCGATGGTATCATCCCTGCTTCTGAATTCCGTTACAACCCAGAGCTCAAGGCTGGTGACAAGGTAGAGGTTTATGTTGAGAACCAAGAGGACAAGCGTGGTCAGCTCGTTCTTTCTCACAAGAAGGCACGCCTCCAGAAGAGCTGGGAGAATATCAACAAGGCACTGGAGAACGACGAGGTTATCCAGGGTTACATCAAGAGCCGCACTAAGGGTGGTATGATTGTTGACGTATTCGGTATCGAGGCATTCCTTCCAGGCAGCCAGATTGACGTTCACCCTATACGCGACTACGACGTATTCGTTGGTAAGACAATGGAGTTCAAGGTTGTTAAGATCAACCAGGAGTTCCGTAACGTAGTCGTTTCACACAAGGCACTCATCGAGGCTGAGCTTGAGGCACAGCGTAAGGAGATCATTTCTCACCTTGAGAAGGGTCAGATCCTCGAGGGTACCGTTAAGAATATCACCTCTTATGGTGTATTCGTTGACCTCGGTGGTGTTGACGGACTCGTACATATCACTGACCTCTCTTGGGGCCGTGTAAGCGATCCACACGAGGTTGTTGCACTTGACCAGAAGATTAACGTTGTTATCCTCGACTTCGATGAGGAGAAGAAACGTATCGCTCTCGGTATCAAGCAGCTCACTCAGCACCCATGGGATTCACTGGATCCAAACCTCAAGGTTGGTGACCACGTGAAGGGTAAGGTAGTTGTTATGGCTGACTATGGTGCATTCGTTGAGATTCAGCCAGGCGTTGAGGGCTTGATCCACGTTTCAGAGATGAGCTGGAGCCAGCACTTGCGTTCTGCACAGGAATTCATGAAGGTGGGTGACGAAGTTGAGGCAGTAATCCTCACACTCGACCGCGACGAGCGTAAGATGTCTCTCGGCATCAAGCAGCTTAAGGAAGACCCATGGGAGTCTATCGAGGTTAAGTACCCTGTAGGTTCTAAGCACATTGCTAAGGTTCGCAACTTCACTAATTTCGGTATCTTCGTAGAGCTTGAGGAAGGTGTTGATGGTCTTATCCATATCAGCGACCTCTCTTGGACTAAGAAAGTTAAGCATCCATCAGAGTTCACCTCACAGGGTTCAGAGATTGAGGTTGTTGTTCTCGAAATCGACAAGGAGAATCGTCGTTTGAGCCTTGGTCACAAGCAGCTCGAGACAAATCCTTGGGATGAGTACGAGGCAATCTACACTCCTGGTTCTGTCCACGAGGGTAAGATTACTGAGGTTATGGACAAGGGTGCCGTTATCACACTCGCTGAGGGTGGTGAAGGCTTCGCAACTCCAAAGCACCTTGTTAAGCCAGACGGCACACAGGCACAGCTTGGTGAGGTTCTCCCATTCATGGTAATCGAGTTCGTTAAGGACACTAAGCGTATCATCCTTTCTCACTCTCGTACATTTGAGGATGTTAAGGAAGAGCCACGTCGCCAGCGTCCAGCAAGCCAGAACAAGCCAAAGAATGACGCAGCTGCTATCAACAACGTTGCTGCTGGTACATCTCTCGGTGACCTCGGTGTTCTCGCTGACTTGAAGAAGAAGATGGAGGGTGGCAAGTAA
- a CDS encoding TIGR00341 family protein has protein sequence MQENNNQTLWQIIKRYFNVLPDKDGEKYVIKQITNGINFQGSNLWILIFAVFIASLGLNVNSTAVIIGAMLISPLMGPIIGMGLALGIADLDLFKQSIKNYLVSTFISVVTATIYFTLSPITDAQSELLARTSPTLYDVLIALFGGAAGFLATSTKGRNNVVPGVAIATALMPPLCTAGYGLAVQNTSYFFGAFYLYFINTVFIAFTTCVGVRFLHFHRKQFINREKMRRVNLYIVSIIIITIIPASYMTWNIIKQSVFENNIENFVTKELNYSGTNILSHQYDLKTKTLHVVAVGNPISTDSIAKAQKAMTNYQLDGYALKVIQGSNSDSLLLLQHKNKGQLMVGEKNTAEWQELAYRNDVLQKQLNSYTHYPVLANDMKEELKVVCPEAKSIMLSKASESFVDSASIKNHIVAIIKTNKTLAKDNRKQLYDWLKVKVKSDSLELIILP, from the coding sequence ATGCAGGAAAATAACAATCAAACTTTATGGCAGATAATTAAGCGTTATTTCAATGTCTTACCTGACAAAGACGGCGAAAAATATGTTATTAAACAAATAACTAATGGCATCAACTTTCAAGGTTCTAATCTCTGGATACTTATCTTTGCCGTATTTATTGCATCCTTAGGCTTAAATGTCAATTCAACAGCAGTAATTATTGGTGCTATGCTCATCTCTCCACTGATGGGACCAATCATCGGTATGGGATTAGCTCTTGGAATTGCTGACTTGGACTTGTTCAAACAATCCATAAAAAACTATTTGGTAAGTACATTCATTAGCGTTGTTACTGCAACAATCTACTTTACACTTTCACCTATCACGGATGCTCAATCCGAACTCTTAGCACGCACATCGCCTACCCTTTATGACGTATTGATAGCTCTTTTTGGTGGTGCTGCTGGATTCTTAGCTACGTCAACAAAAGGAAGAAACAACGTGGTGCCGGGTGTTGCCATTGCCACAGCCTTAATGCCACCACTTTGTACAGCAGGTTATGGACTGGCTGTACAAAACACATCCTACTTCTTTGGGGCATTTTACCTTTATTTCATCAATACTGTTTTCATTGCTTTTACAACCTGCGTAGGTGTACGCTTTCTGCATTTTCATAGAAAGCAGTTTATCAATCGTGAAAAAATGAGACGAGTAAATCTTTACATCGTCAGCATTATCATTATCACAATTATCCCTGCAAGCTACATGACATGGAACATCATTAAGCAAAGTGTATTTGAAAATAACATAGAGAATTTCGTTACAAAGGAACTTAATTATAGCGGAACAAACATTCTCTCACACCAATACGACCTAAAAACCAAAACCCTCCATGTGGTAGCGGTGGGCAATCCGATATCAACTGATTCGATAGCTAAAGCACAAAAAGCGATGACTAATTATCAGCTTGATGGCTACGCACTAAAGGTGATACAAGGATCTAACTCTGATAGCTTATTACTCTTACAGCACAAGAATAAAGGTCAGTTGATGGTAGGAGAAAAGAATACGGCTGAATGGCAAGAACTTGCATATAGAAATGATGTATTACAGAAGCAGCTAAACTCATACACGCATTATCCTGTACTTGCAAACGACATGAAAGAAGAACTTAAAGTCGTATGCCCCGAAGCAAAGAGTATTATGCTTTCGAAAGCATCTGAGTCTTTCGTTGATTCTGCCTCAATAAAAAATCACATCGTGGCTATAATCAAAACAAACAAGACACTTGCCAAAGACAACAGAAAACAGCTTTATGACTGGCTGAAAGTGAAAGTCAAATCTGACAGCCTTGAACTAATTATTTTACCATAA
- a CDS encoding AAA family ATPase: MLLRVILKNFLSFEDEVQFDMFPNMRKESLPNHITMAAGVLPTLRMAAIYGANGAGKSNMLKGVDFIKLLVTNKDFLNQSKVSRYFYALKDDPASQPITLTIEFVTKAGKAFIYAVEIGEDGIKSEILQESGLGAKGNKNVFTREGDTLSFAVKPSDEVQQMIKVWLKKNPFASLLTINDDMPVLSDENIAIAKNWFHEELLLIGFHSFIPSLIELFRRNKEITEFTSALFKAVDLGINTVKVQTEDFDEWIRSHDEAEPLIEKLNKMQSGGISQITENRIRRNITVEEGVRKISQMMFEQFGKNGFSKDMDIVAQSDGTVRLLNLAPAFYDAMMVGKTVLIDEIEHSIHPHLTRELVKIFSNKETTGQLIFTTHETCLLDQKFIRTDEVWMVEKKDGSTHMYSLNDFKIHNTINIENGYMEGRYGAIPFIGERKI; encoded by the coding sequence ATGTTACTCAGAGTAATACTAAAGAATTTCCTGTCTTTTGAAGATGAGGTTCAATTTGATATGTTCCCTAATATGAGAAAGGAGTCTCTCCCCAATCATATTACTATGGCTGCAGGAGTGTTACCAACACTAAGAATGGCTGCTATATATGGTGCCAATGGTGCTGGAAAATCCAATATGCTTAAAGGTGTTGACTTTATCAAGTTATTAGTGACTAATAAAGATTTTTTAAATCAATCTAAAGTTTCAAGATATTTTTATGCGTTAAAGGATGATCCTGCTTCACAACCAATAACTCTGACAATAGAGTTTGTTACAAAAGCAGGAAAAGCATTTATCTATGCTGTTGAAATTGGTGAAGATGGTATTAAATCTGAAATCCTGCAAGAATCTGGACTTGGTGCAAAAGGGAATAAAAATGTCTTTACAAGAGAAGGCGACACTTTGTCTTTTGCAGTAAAACCATCAGATGAGGTGCAACAAATGATTAAAGTATGGCTGAAAAAAAATCCTTTTGCCAGTTTATTGACTATTAATGATGATATGCCTGTTTTATCAGATGAAAACATTGCTATTGCCAAGAATTGGTTTCATGAAGAATTATTACTAATCGGCTTTCATTCGTTCATCCCTAGCTTAATTGAACTTTTTAGAAGAAATAAAGAAATCACTGAGTTTACATCGGCTCTATTCAAGGCTGTTGATTTAGGAATCAATACGGTCAAAGTTCAAACAGAGGATTTTGATGAATGGATTCGCTCCCACGATGAGGCAGAACCGTTAATAGAGAAATTAAACAAAATGCAATCTGGTGGAATATCTCAAATAACAGAGAACAGAATTAGACGAAATATCACCGTTGAAGAAGGGGTTAGAAAGATTAGTCAGATGATGTTTGAACAGTTTGGGAAAAACGGCTTTTCAAAAGATATGGATATTGTGGCACAATCAGATGGAACAGTTCGCTTACTCAATCTTGCTCCTGCTTTTTATGATGCGATGATGGTTGGTAAAACAGTCCTAATTGATGAAATTGAACATAGTATCCATCCACATCTTACAAGAGAATTAGTAAAAATATTTTCTAATAAGGAGACAACTGGTCAGCTGATATTCACTACGCATGAGACATGTTTGTTGGATCAAAAGTTTATTCGTACAGATGAGGTTTGGATGGTTGAGAAAAAGGATGGTAGCACTCACATGTACTCATTAAATGATTTTAAGATTCATAATACCATCAATATTGAAAACGGGTATATGGAAGGACGCTATGGTGCTATTCCCTTTATTGGAGAGCGAAAGATATAA
- a CDS encoding GlsB/YeaQ/YmgE family stress response membrane protein: protein MGIIASLIIGAIAGWLGGLIYKGSGLGLFGNIIVGIFGSGVGSWLLGRVLHISLGDGWIGSIITGAIGAVVVLFLLNIVFGKKK from the coding sequence ATGGGCATTATAGCATCACTTATTATTGGAGCCATTGCAGGATGGTTAGGTGGACTTATCTATAAAGGTAGCGGTTTAGGACTTTTTGGAAATATCATTGTTGGTATTTTTGGAAGTGGCGTAGGATCTTGGCTTTTAGGAAGGGTGCTTCATATTTCACTTGGTGACGGGTGGATTGGTTCTATCATCACAGGTGCTATAGGTGCTGTTGTGGTTTTATTCTTATTAAACATTGTGTTTGGAAAGAAAAAATAA